In Hemitrygon akajei chromosome 9, sHemAka1.3, whole genome shotgun sequence, the following are encoded in one genomic region:
- the LOC140732883 gene encoding uncharacterized protein translates to MAHQRVHTGKRPFTCSDCGKGFAFSSKLKIHQQVHTGERPFTCSVCGKGFTWSSDLMAHQRVHTGERPFTCSDCGKGFTCSSKLKVHQRVHTGERPFTCSVCGKGFTRSSDLMAHQRVHTGERPFTCSDCGKGFTCSSHLKVHQRVHTGERPFTCSDCGKGFTLSSDLLRHQSVHTGERPFICSFCGKGFTRSSYLMVHQRIHTGDWPFSCSDCGKGFTWSSQLKIHQRVHTGERPFTCSDCGKGFTLSSHLKEHQRVHTGERPFTCSVCGKGFTSSTPLKVHQRVHTGERPFICSDCGKGFILSSDLLRHQSVHTGERPFTCSDCGKGFTSSSKLKVHQRLHIGERQSPA, encoded by the coding sequence atggctcaccagcgagttcacactgggaagcggccgttcacctgctcggactgtgggaagggattcgctttttcatctaaactgaagatacatcagcaagttcacactggggagaggccattcacctgctcggtctgtgggaagggattcacttggtcatctgacctaatggctcaccagcgagttcacaccggggagcggccattcacctgctcggactgtgggaagggattcacttgctcatctaagctgaaggtacatcagcgtgttcacactggggagaggccgttcacctgctcagtctgtgggaagggattcactcggtcatctgacctaatggctcaccagcgagttcacaccggggagcggccattcacttgctcggactgtgggaagggattcacttgctcatctcacctgaaggtacatcagagagttcacactggggagaggccgttcacctgctcagactgtggaaagggattcactttgtcatctgatttactgagacaccagtcagttcacaccggagagaggccattcatctgctcattctgtgggaagggattcactcggtcatcttacCTAATggtacaccagcgaattcacactggagattGGCCGTtctcctgctcggactgtgggaaggggttcacttggtcatctcaactgaagatacatcagcgagttcacactggggagcggccattcacctgctcagactgtgggaagggattcactctgtcatctcatctgaaagaacatcagagagttcacactggggagaggccgttcacctgctcagtctgtgggaagggattcacttcgtcaactccactgaaggtacatcagcgagttcacactggtgagaggccattcatctgctcggATTGTGGTAAGGGATTCATTTTGTCATCTGatttactgagacaccagtcagttcacaccggagagaggccattcacctgctcagactgtgggaagggattcacatcatcatctaaactgaaggtacaccagcgtCTTCACATTGGAGAGAGGCAATCACCTgcttag